Genomic DNA from Setaria italica strain Yugu1 chromosome V, Setaria_italica_v2.0, whole genome shotgun sequence:
ttaggcttaatagattcgtctcgcgatttagcctagggattctacaattagttttgtaattagctcatgtttaatcctcctatttagcatccaaatatccgatgtgacacggactaaactttagctccaggatcaaacacccccttagtcttgTGTTTTTCTCTTGTTTGTTGGGTTTTTCAGTTTTGAGAATTGGAGTATAAGAACTCTTGTAATTTGAAGTCGCGATTGTATACTGCAAGTCTGACGTGTCCTACCTGTGGACGTGCAACGTCAGCCCTTTGGTTGTTGCGTTTTCAATAGAAGGAACAATGGATGCTTCCGGTAAGTCAATGATTATTTCACTAGTATAGTATTAGCAACATGAGGCCAGGATAATGAACAGGTGGAGCAGAACCCTCAGATCAAGAACTTTTTAAAATTGTGCATGTAGAGCTTTTTCGAAAAGCTGCTACTGAATTTTTTCTGGACTTCCAGCTTGTCGGAAGCCACATGAAAAATTCGTTGTTTATTTAAAACTTTTCACGTTGATGCTAGGGAGGTCAATGCATCCTTCCTATTGTGGGCAAGGAACCCAAACCAGGGTGCCCACGTCTCCGTGGGGCGCAACCAACCAATTGGGATGCTCCCGGTTCTTCAAAGTCAGCCGTAAAATGGTGTCCTGCATATCCAGATGCTTCGATATAGAGGGCGACACCTATACGTCGTTCATAAAGGTTTCGTGTAGACAAGTGTGCTGGTGTACACCTGGATGGATAGGAAAGAGGACGACAAGGGTTACTTCCAGGGGTAAAATTTCAGCATACCAAAATgggaggaggagataaggttgtTTATGTAGGGGAGAAAATGTTTATCTGCTTGGGATACTTGTGCTGAGGTGTGTGCTACTCATCTCGTAGCTGTAAATCTTATCAAAAGGCTCAATATAAAATTTTCAACCCCTTCCTGCAGATAGGTTCCTTCTTGCAGGATAAACTCCTGCTCTAGTAGTTACTTTGAGAGATTCCTTTCTGTTAGAGGGAAAGAATTGGCTGAACTGGGGGAAAATGGTATTAGCCatttttcttgtttcttccCACGAGATGAACAAGCATAATTTGGTTAGTTTTCATGTTCAGCTCACAGCTAAAAGTGACTAATATTCAAGTTCATCTGAACTGACTTTGGGATTCCGCTGAAATTCACTTTGACACTGAAATCTAACTGCACGACAACCGTTAGAATAAAACAAACGTGGCCATCCTCAAGAACAAATCACATGAGCTTGCTAACCCTCATACTCTCAATCGCAGTCACGTAAGAATTCACGCATGCAAAAACCTATATGAACTCAAAACTGCTCCTCCAATTGAAGCGAGAGGGCATTATTTCCAAACAAAATTTGTAAAGCTACTCGCGCATCTTCCTCGCCCTACCCCGGCCCTCCCGCTGGGCACGGCGAGCATCATCATCGCCTTGTCCCTCTTGGCCCTCCGGTCGACGATGACATGCGGCGGCACGAGGACATGGCTGCTGACGACGACGCTACCGGCACCGACGCCGGCGGGGCTCACGCAAAACTTGCTGAACCCAGCTGATACTTCGGTACCTTTTGCACCGACGGCGTCCACGACCTTCCGGCCGGGGATGTCGATGGGGGAAGAAGCTTTCTGCCGGAGCTGCAACTTCATCGGACGCCGGGGCTCGCCGGAGTACTCGCCATCGTCATCGGTTCCGACGTGAGCGTAGTACACCCTGGGTGACTCCAGGACTTCCGCTGCATCTGGCCATAGGATGTCTGCTTCTTGGAACTCTTCCTCTTGCAGCATCGTCTCGCTTGACTACTTGCTCCGGGTGTATTTATGAGAGGATAAGAACGTATTAGTAGTACTAGCTAGTGGACGTACGATTATTTGTAATCTCGGAATATTTATTAATCCATAGTCATTTTCCTGGCCTGTGTCGATTATATATTATCGGTTAGGAATTGCCAGCAAGTTACTGCACTTGTTGTGGTCTATGTGCACTATTGTTTGAGCAGGTCAAGAACTCCTAAGACATGCAGGAAAGAAAGATCGCTGAATCAGCAGCAACGTGTAATGGTGCGCGTCTGAAGAAACCAGCATTTTCAATCCATCCTTTTCAAAAGAAACAATGTTTCTCCGAACCAAATTGGCGAATGCACTGATGCACATGGTTATTTTACACATCAACACACTGCACATCTACGACTGAATTCACCTCACGTTTCGTATGAATTtacaaacgaatgcaaaatgCCTCGCCACATCAATCAATTCTTTCTAAGCCTCAATTCCACAAAAGGAACCAATGGAACTGGACGGCGGACGCTGCTGCATTGATGCTAATGCTAAGCtaaccgaggaggcagatcgacgcggcgccgcggggcgcgcgccgccggctgaGGCTAGCTCTCGATGAAGCCGGTCATCCGCAGGACGGAGTCGCGCACGCGGCGCAGGTCCCGGCCCTTGAGCGTCCGGCCCTGCCCGGAGCACACcgacgaggaggccgcggccgccctGCGCCGCGCCAGCAGCACGTGCGGCGGCACCACCTCGCCGGCCTGGTCCTCCTCCCCCCAGAACGCCTCCCGCTCGTCGGCCCGTGCGCCGGAGGCAGCTGGGATCTCGACCGGCTCGGTGAACGGCCGGCGCTCGGCCACCGCGCACCTCGACGCGCTCTgagacatcctcctcctcccgctgctAATTGGCCGGCTCTGAAGCTGCGAATTGCAATGAGCTAGCTAGTGGCGACAGGGATTGAAATGCGGTGGCTTTGTCCAAACCTT
This window encodes:
- the LOC101753536 gene encoding uncharacterized protein LOC101753536, with product MSQSASRCAVAERRPFTEPVEIPAASGARADEREAFWGEEDQAGEVVPPHVLLARRRAAAASSSVCSGQGRTLKGRDLRRVRDSVLRMTGFIES